A window of the Eulemur rufifrons isolate Redbay chromosome 6, OSU_ERuf_1, whole genome shotgun sequence genome harbors these coding sequences:
- the CTR9 gene encoding RNA polymerase-associated protein CTR9 homolog isoform X2 — protein sequence MSRGSIEIPLRDTDEVIELDFDQLPEGDEVISILKQEHTQLHIWIALALEYYKQGKTEEFVKLLEAARIDGNLDYRDHEKDQMTCLDTLAAYYVQQARKEKNKDNKKDLITQATLLYTMADKIIMYDQNHLLGRACFCLLEGDKMDQADAQFHFVLNQSPNNIPALLGKACISFNKKDYRGALAYYKKALRTNPGCPAEVRLGMGHCFVKLNKLEKARLAFSRALELNSKCVGALVGLAVLELNNKEADSIKNGVQLLSRAYTIDPSNPMVLNHLANHFFFKKDYSKVQHLALHAFHNTEVEAMQAESCYQLARSFHVQEDYDQAFQYYYQATQFASSSFVLPFFGLGQMYIYRGDKENASQCFEKVLKAYPNNYETMKILGSLYAASEDQEKRDIAKGHLKKVTEQYPDDVEAWIELAQILEQTDIQGALSAYGTATRILQEKVQADVPPEILNNVGALHFRLGNLGEAKKYFLASLDRAKAEAEHDEHYYNAISVTTSYNLARLYEAMCEFHEAEKLYKNILREHPNYVDCYLRLGAMARDKGNFYEASDWFKEALQINQDHPDAWSLIGNLHLAKQEWGPGQKKFERILKQPSTQSDTYSMLALGNVWLQTLHQPTRDREKEKRHQDRALAIYKQVLRNDAKNLYAANGIGAVLAHKGYFREARDVFAQVREATADISDVWLNLAHIYVEQKQYISAVQMYENCLRKFYKHQNTEVVLYLARALFKCGKLQECKQTLLKARHVAPSDTVLMFNVALVLQRLATSVLKDEKSNLKEVLNAVKELELAHRQCSDLLSQAQYHVARARKQDEEERELRAKQEQEKELLRQKLLKEQEEKRLREKEEQKKLLEQRAQYVEKTKNILMFTGETEATKEKKRGGGGGRRSKKGGEFDEFVNDDTDDDLPISKKKKRRKGSGSEQEGEEEEGGERKKKKRRRPTKGEEGSDDDETENGPKSKKRRPPRAEKKKAPKPERLPPSMKGKIKSKAIISSSDDSSDEDKLKIADEGHPRHSNSNSNSDSDDDEPPRKRASSESDSDDNQDKSDSEAGSPQSPRRRQSDEDSDSDQPSRKRRPSGSEQSDNESVQSGRSRSGGSENDSRPASPSAESERESERGSDNEGSGQGSGNESEPEGSNNEASDRGSEHGSDDSD from the exons ATGTCGCGGGGCTCCATCGAGATTCCCCTCCGGGACACTGACGAG GTCATTGAACTTGACTTCGATCAGTTACCAGAGGGAGATGAAGTTATCAGTATTCTGAAACAGGAACACACACAGCTGCACATATGGATTGCTTTGGCG CTGGAATACTACAAGCAAGGAAAAACAGAAGAGTTTGTAAAGTTGTTGGAAGCAGCACGTATAGATGGCAATTTGGACTATAGAGACCATGAAAAAGACCAGATGACTTGCTTGGATACATTGGCAGCCTATTATGTACAACAGGCtcggaaagaaaagaataaggacAATAAGAAGGATCTTATTACACAGGCCACCTTGTTGTATACAATGGCTGATAAAATTATTATGTATGATCAG AACCATTTGTTGGGAAGAGCCTGCTTCTGCCTACTTGAAGGTGACAAAATGGATCAGGCTGATGCACAGTTTCATTTTGTACTCAACCAGTCTCCAAATAATATTCCAGCTCTTCTTG GTAAAGCTTGCATTTCATTCAACAAGAAGGATTACAGAGGAGCTCTTGCTTACTATAAGAAAGCATTGCGCACTAATCCTGGATGTCCAG CGGAAGTTCGTTTAGGAATGGGTCACTGCTTTGTGAAACTTAACAAACTAGAGAAAGCTCGCCTGGCATTCAGCAGGGCCCTGGAACTCAATTCCAAGTGTGTAGGAGCATTGGTTGGACTGGCTGTTCTAGAACTCAACAATAAAGAG gctGATTCCATCAAAAATGGTGTCCAGCTTCTTTCCAGAGCCTATACTATTGATCCTAGCAACCCTATGGTATTGAACCATTTGGCAAAtcactttttcttcaaaaag GATTACAGTAAAGTCCAGCACCTGGCTCTCCATGCATTCCATAATACAGAAGTGGAAGCTATGCAAGCAGAAAGCTGCTATCAGCTGGCTAGATCATTCCATGTTCAG gAAGATTATGACCAAGCTTTTCAGTACTACTATCAAGCCACACAGTTTGCCTCATCCTCTTTCGTGCTACCATTTTTTGGTTTGGGACAAATGTATATTTATCGAGGTGACAAGGAAAATGCATCTCAGTGCTTTGAGAAAGTTTTGAAAGCTTACCCTAATAATTATGAAACCATGAAAATTCTTGGCTCTCTATATGCTGCCTCAGAAGATCAAGAAAAACGAGATATTGCCAAG GGCCATTTGAAGAAGGTCACAGAACAGTATCCTGATGATGTTGAAGCTTGGATTGAATTGGCACAAATCTTAGAACAGACTGATATACAG GGTGCCCTTTCAGCCTATGGAACAGCAACACGAATCCTTCAGGAGAAAGTGCAGGCTGATGTccccccagagattctgaataATGTGGGTGCCCTCCATTTTAGACTTGGAAACCTAGGGGAGGCAAAG aaatattttttggcaTCACTGGATCGTGCAAAGGCAGAAGCTGAGCATGATGAGCATTATTATAATGCCATATCAGTTACAACGTCATACAATTTAGCCAGGCTGTATGAGGCAATGTGTGAATTCCATGAAGCAGAAAAACTGTATAAAAACATCTTACGAGAACATCCTAATTATGTTGact GCTATTTGCGCCTAGGAGCCATGGCCAGAGATAAAGGAAACTTTTATGAGGCTTCAGATTGGTTTAAGGAAGCTCTTCAGATTAATCAG GATCATCCAGATGCTTGGTCTTTGATTGGTAATCTTCATTTGGCGAAACAAGAATGGGGTCCAGGCCAGAAGAAGTTTGAGAGGATATTAAAACAGCCTTCCACACAGAGTGACACGTATTCTATGCTAGCCCTTGGCAACGTGTGGCTCCAAACTTTGCATCAGCCCACCCGAGACCGAGAGAAG gaAAAGCGTCATCAAGATCGTGCTCTGGCCATCTACAAACAAGTACTCAGAAATGATGCAAAGAATCTGTATGCTGCTAATGGCATAG GAGCTGTTTTGGCCCACAAAGGATATTTTCGTGAAGCTCGTGATGTATTTGCCCAAGTCAGAGAAGCAACAGCAGATATCAGTGATGTGTGGTTGAACTTAGCACACATCTATGTGGAGCAAAAGCAGTATATCAGTGCTGTTCAAATG tatGAAAACTGCCTCAGGAAATTCTATAAGCACCAAAACACTGAAGTTGTGCTCTATTTGGCCCGGGCCCTCTTCAAGTGTGGCAAGTTACAGGAATGCAAGCAGACTTTGCTGAAG GCCAGACATGTGGCACCTAGTGATACAGTTCTTATGTTTAATGTGGCCTTGGTCCTGCAAAGATTAGCTACCTCTGTCCTGAAAGATGAAAAAAGCAATCTGAAGGAAGTACTTAATGCTGTGAAAGAACTGGAGCTTGCACATAG GCAATGCTCTGACTTACTGAGCCAGGCCCAGTACCATGTGGCCCGGGCCCGCAAACAGGACGAAGAAGAACGGGAGTTGCGGgctaagcaagagcaagaaaaGGAACTATTAAGgcaaaaacttctaaaagaacag gAAGAGAAACGtctcagagaaaaggaagaacaaaagaaactttTGGAACAGCGGGCCCAGTACGTGGAGAAGACCAAAAATATTCTTATGTTTACTGGCGAGACTGAAgcaacaaaagagaagaaaagaggtggtggtggtggacgG CGTTCTAAGAAGGGAGGAGAGTTTGATGAATTTGTCAATGATGACACTGATGATGACCTACCTATAtccaaaaagaagaagagaagaaagggcagTGGTAGTGAACAAGAAGGCGAAGAGGAGGAGGGTGgcgagagaaagaagaaaaagcggAGAAG ACCTACAAAGGGAGAAGAAGGATCTGATGATGATGAAACAGAAAATGGCCCCAAATCGAAAAAGCGCCGTCCACcaagagcagagaagaaaaaggcT CCCAAGCCAGAACGTCTGCCTCCTtcaatgaagggaaaaataaaatccaaagccaTAATATCATCAAGTGATGATTCTTCAGATGAGGATAAACTTAAAATTGCTGATGAAGG CCATCCCAGgcacagcaacagcaacagcaacagcgaCTCCGATGACGATGAGCCGCCTCGGAAACGTGCCTCGTCAGAGAGTGATTCTGATGACAACCAGGACAAGTCTGACAGCGAGGCCGGCAGTCCCCAGAGTCCTCGAAGACGGCAGTCCGATGAGGATTCAGACAGCGACCAGCCATCGAGAAAGAGAAGGCCCTCGGGTTCCGAGCAGTCTGACAACGAGTCTGTGCAGTCGGGGAGAAGCCGCTCAGGAGGTTCTGAGAATGACTCTCGCCCAGCTTCTCCCAGTGCCGAGTCCGAGCGCGAGTCCGAGAGAGGATCTGACAACGAGGGCTCCGGCCAGGGTTCTGGGAATGAATCAGAACCAGAGGGATCCAACAACGAGGCCTCGGACAGAGGCTCAGAACATGGGTCAGATGATAGTGACTAG
- the CTR9 gene encoding RNA polymerase-associated protein CTR9 homolog isoform X1: protein MSRGSIEIPLRDTDEVIELDFDQLPEGDEVISILKQEHTQLHIWIALALEYYKQGKTEEFVKLLEAARIDGNLDYRDHEKDQMTCLDTLAAYYVQQARKEKNKDNKKDLITQATLLYTMADKIIMYDQNHLLGRACFCLLEGDKMDQADAQFHFVLNQSPNNIPALLGKACISFNKKDYRGALAYYKKALRTNPGCPAEVRLGMGHCFVKLNKLEKARLAFSRALELNSKCVGALVGLAVLELNNKEADSIKNGVQLLSRAYTIDPSNPMVLNHLANHFFFKKDYSKVQHLALHAFHNTEVEAMQAESCYQLARSFHVQEDYDQAFQYYYQATQFASSSFVLPFFGLGQMYIYRGDKENASQCFEKVLKAYPNNYETMKILGSLYAASEDQEKRDIAKGHLKKVTEQYPDDVEAWIELAQILEQTDIQGALSAYGTATRILQEKVQADVPPEILNNVGALHFRLGNLGEAKKYFLASLDRAKAEAEHDEHYYNAISVTTSYNLARLYEAMCEFHEAEKLYKNILREHPNYVDCYLRLGAMARDKGNFYEASDWFKEALQINQDHPDAWSLIGNLHLAKQEWGPGQKKFERILKQPSTQSDTYSMLALGNVWLQTLHQPTRDREKEKRHQDRALAIYKQVLRNDAKNLYAANGIGAVLAHKGYFREARDVFAQVREATADISDVWLNLAHIYVEQKQYISAVQMYENCLRKFYKHQNTEVVLYLARALFKCGKLQECKQTLLKARHVAPSDTVLMFNVALVLQRLATSVLKDEKSNLKEVLNAVKELELAHRYFSYLSKVGDKMRFDLALAATEARQCSDLLSQAQYHVARARKQDEEERELRAKQEQEKELLRQKLLKEQEEKRLREKEEQKKLLEQRAQYVEKTKNILMFTGETEATKEKKRGGGGGRRSKKGGEFDEFVNDDTDDDLPISKKKKRRKGSGSEQEGEEEEGGERKKKKRRRPTKGEEGSDDDETENGPKSKKRRPPRAEKKKAPKPERLPPSMKGKIKSKAIISSSDDSSDEDKLKIADEGHPRHSNSNSNSDSDDDEPPRKRASSESDSDDNQDKSDSEAGSPQSPRRRQSDEDSDSDQPSRKRRPSGSEQSDNESVQSGRSRSGGSENDSRPASPSAESERESERGSDNEGSGQGSGNESEPEGSNNEASDRGSEHGSDDSD, encoded by the exons ATGTCGCGGGGCTCCATCGAGATTCCCCTCCGGGACACTGACGAG GTCATTGAACTTGACTTCGATCAGTTACCAGAGGGAGATGAAGTTATCAGTATTCTGAAACAGGAACACACACAGCTGCACATATGGATTGCTTTGGCG CTGGAATACTACAAGCAAGGAAAAACAGAAGAGTTTGTAAAGTTGTTGGAAGCAGCACGTATAGATGGCAATTTGGACTATAGAGACCATGAAAAAGACCAGATGACTTGCTTGGATACATTGGCAGCCTATTATGTACAACAGGCtcggaaagaaaagaataaggacAATAAGAAGGATCTTATTACACAGGCCACCTTGTTGTATACAATGGCTGATAAAATTATTATGTATGATCAG AACCATTTGTTGGGAAGAGCCTGCTTCTGCCTACTTGAAGGTGACAAAATGGATCAGGCTGATGCACAGTTTCATTTTGTACTCAACCAGTCTCCAAATAATATTCCAGCTCTTCTTG GTAAAGCTTGCATTTCATTCAACAAGAAGGATTACAGAGGAGCTCTTGCTTACTATAAGAAAGCATTGCGCACTAATCCTGGATGTCCAG CGGAAGTTCGTTTAGGAATGGGTCACTGCTTTGTGAAACTTAACAAACTAGAGAAAGCTCGCCTGGCATTCAGCAGGGCCCTGGAACTCAATTCCAAGTGTGTAGGAGCATTGGTTGGACTGGCTGTTCTAGAACTCAACAATAAAGAG gctGATTCCATCAAAAATGGTGTCCAGCTTCTTTCCAGAGCCTATACTATTGATCCTAGCAACCCTATGGTATTGAACCATTTGGCAAAtcactttttcttcaaaaag GATTACAGTAAAGTCCAGCACCTGGCTCTCCATGCATTCCATAATACAGAAGTGGAAGCTATGCAAGCAGAAAGCTGCTATCAGCTGGCTAGATCATTCCATGTTCAG gAAGATTATGACCAAGCTTTTCAGTACTACTATCAAGCCACACAGTTTGCCTCATCCTCTTTCGTGCTACCATTTTTTGGTTTGGGACAAATGTATATTTATCGAGGTGACAAGGAAAATGCATCTCAGTGCTTTGAGAAAGTTTTGAAAGCTTACCCTAATAATTATGAAACCATGAAAATTCTTGGCTCTCTATATGCTGCCTCAGAAGATCAAGAAAAACGAGATATTGCCAAG GGCCATTTGAAGAAGGTCACAGAACAGTATCCTGATGATGTTGAAGCTTGGATTGAATTGGCACAAATCTTAGAACAGACTGATATACAG GGTGCCCTTTCAGCCTATGGAACAGCAACACGAATCCTTCAGGAGAAAGTGCAGGCTGATGTccccccagagattctgaataATGTGGGTGCCCTCCATTTTAGACTTGGAAACCTAGGGGAGGCAAAG aaatattttttggcaTCACTGGATCGTGCAAAGGCAGAAGCTGAGCATGATGAGCATTATTATAATGCCATATCAGTTACAACGTCATACAATTTAGCCAGGCTGTATGAGGCAATGTGTGAATTCCATGAAGCAGAAAAACTGTATAAAAACATCTTACGAGAACATCCTAATTATGTTGact GCTATTTGCGCCTAGGAGCCATGGCCAGAGATAAAGGAAACTTTTATGAGGCTTCAGATTGGTTTAAGGAAGCTCTTCAGATTAATCAG GATCATCCAGATGCTTGGTCTTTGATTGGTAATCTTCATTTGGCGAAACAAGAATGGGGTCCAGGCCAGAAGAAGTTTGAGAGGATATTAAAACAGCCTTCCACACAGAGTGACACGTATTCTATGCTAGCCCTTGGCAACGTGTGGCTCCAAACTTTGCATCAGCCCACCCGAGACCGAGAGAAG gaAAAGCGTCATCAAGATCGTGCTCTGGCCATCTACAAACAAGTACTCAGAAATGATGCAAAGAATCTGTATGCTGCTAATGGCATAG GAGCTGTTTTGGCCCACAAAGGATATTTTCGTGAAGCTCGTGATGTATTTGCCCAAGTCAGAGAAGCAACAGCAGATATCAGTGATGTGTGGTTGAACTTAGCACACATCTATGTGGAGCAAAAGCAGTATATCAGTGCTGTTCAAATG tatGAAAACTGCCTCAGGAAATTCTATAAGCACCAAAACACTGAAGTTGTGCTCTATTTGGCCCGGGCCCTCTTCAAGTGTGGCAAGTTACAGGAATGCAAGCAGACTTTGCTGAAG GCCAGACATGTGGCACCTAGTGATACAGTTCTTATGTTTAATGTGGCCTTGGTCCTGCAAAGATTAGCTACCTCTGTCCTGAAAGATGAAAAAAGCAATCTGAAGGAAGTACTTAATGCTGTGAAAGAACTGGAGCTTGCACATAG ATACTTCAGTTACTTGAGTAAAGTGGGCGATAAAATGAGATTTGATTTGGCCCTTGCTGCTACAGAAGCCAG GCAATGCTCTGACTTACTGAGCCAGGCCCAGTACCATGTGGCCCGGGCCCGCAAACAGGACGAAGAAGAACGGGAGTTGCGGgctaagcaagagcaagaaaaGGAACTATTAAGgcaaaaacttctaaaagaacag gAAGAGAAACGtctcagagaaaaggaagaacaaaagaaactttTGGAACAGCGGGCCCAGTACGTGGAGAAGACCAAAAATATTCTTATGTTTACTGGCGAGACTGAAgcaacaaaagagaagaaaagaggtggtggtggtggacgG CGTTCTAAGAAGGGAGGAGAGTTTGATGAATTTGTCAATGATGACACTGATGATGACCTACCTATAtccaaaaagaagaagagaagaaagggcagTGGTAGTGAACAAGAAGGCGAAGAGGAGGAGGGTGgcgagagaaagaagaaaaagcggAGAAG ACCTACAAAGGGAGAAGAAGGATCTGATGATGATGAAACAGAAAATGGCCCCAAATCGAAAAAGCGCCGTCCACcaagagcagagaagaaaaaggcT CCCAAGCCAGAACGTCTGCCTCCTtcaatgaagggaaaaataaaatccaaagccaTAATATCATCAAGTGATGATTCTTCAGATGAGGATAAACTTAAAATTGCTGATGAAGG CCATCCCAGgcacagcaacagcaacagcaacagcgaCTCCGATGACGATGAGCCGCCTCGGAAACGTGCCTCGTCAGAGAGTGATTCTGATGACAACCAGGACAAGTCTGACAGCGAGGCCGGCAGTCCCCAGAGTCCTCGAAGACGGCAGTCCGATGAGGATTCAGACAGCGACCAGCCATCGAGAAAGAGAAGGCCCTCGGGTTCCGAGCAGTCTGACAACGAGTCTGTGCAGTCGGGGAGAAGCCGCTCAGGAGGTTCTGAGAATGACTCTCGCCCAGCTTCTCCCAGTGCCGAGTCCGAGCGCGAGTCCGAGAGAGGATCTGACAACGAGGGCTCCGGCCAGGGTTCTGGGAATGAATCAGAACCAGAGGGATCCAACAACGAGGCCTCGGACAGAGGCTCAGAACATGGGTCAGATGATAGTGACTAG